A part of Planococcus sp. MB-3u-03 genomic DNA contains:
- the sigI gene encoding RNA polymerase sigma-I factor, translating to MLLTALGGLFGYGAEMPAETLVKLAQQGDEDAEEQLISSHIPFVKKTAAQVCKRFIDDNQDEFSIALLAFHEAIRQYRPGHDASFLTFAHMVIRRRVIDHIRKESKRLEFSHDFTASPNEDHHNHIGDRASSAFHSEQEQITKRREEIVQFEEMLSEFGLSFQMIAKVSPAHEDARRNAIQIAQLVAETDEYKQFLLDKKKLPVKHIEELVQVSRKTIERNRKYIIAMSLLMMSELHYLKDYLKERLN from the coding sequence ATGCTATTGACTGCTTTGGGCGGTTTGTTTGGATATGGAGCGGAAATGCCCGCTGAAACATTAGTGAAGCTCGCACAACAAGGTGATGAAGACGCCGAAGAACAATTGATTTCCTCACATATCCCGTTCGTGAAAAAAACCGCCGCACAAGTATGCAAACGATTCATCGATGATAATCAGGATGAATTCAGCATTGCACTCTTGGCATTTCACGAAGCGATACGCCAGTACCGTCCGGGACATGATGCTTCATTTTTGACTTTCGCGCATATGGTCATCAGGCGGAGGGTAATCGACCATATCCGGAAGGAAAGCAAACGGCTGGAATTCAGCCACGATTTCACAGCCTCGCCGAATGAAGACCATCATAACCATATCGGCGACCGGGCATCATCGGCTTTCCATTCGGAACAGGAGCAGATTACCAAGCGGCGTGAAGAGATTGTCCAATTCGAGGAAATGCTCTCAGAGTTCGGCTTATCTTTCCAAATGATCGCCAAAGTTTCTCCTGCACATGAAGATGCCAGGAGAAATGCAATCCAAATCGCTCAATTGGTGGCGGAAACGGATGAATACAAACAATTCTTGCTTGATAAGAAAAAACTTCCGGTCAAGCATATCGAGGAACTTGTCCAGGTCTCGAGAAAAACCATTGAGAGAAATCGGAAATACATAATCGCAATGTCGCTATTGATGATGAGCGAGTTGCATTACTTAAAAGATTATTTAAAGGAGCGGTTGAACTGA
- a CDS encoding TerC family protein: MDTILLEYAWVLLVLIGLEGLLAADNAVVMAVMVKHLPKPQQKKALFYGLAGAFIFRFAALFMITFLVNIWQIQALGAAYLLFIAVKHIYDQRKGKEHTIEPETTKGSGFWMTVLKVELADIAFAIDSMLAAVALAVTLPHLGDFDIGGINGGQFGVMLAGGLIGVIIMRFAAHKFVRLLEKYPQLETAAFVVVGWVGVKLVVLTLSHEKLGVLPHDFPHSTPWTITFWLVLLGIVLTGVFTGIKKNKEQNA; this comes from the coding sequence ATGGATACTATCTTATTGGAATACGCATGGGTGCTGCTTGTGCTTATCGGGCTGGAAGGTTTGCTTGCAGCAGATAATGCGGTGGTCATGGCTGTCATGGTCAAGCATTTGCCGAAGCCCCAGCAGAAGAAAGCCTTGTTCTATGGTTTGGCAGGCGCTTTTATCTTCCGTTTCGCCGCTTTGTTCATGATTACGTTCCTGGTGAACATTTGGCAGATCCAGGCACTTGGAGCCGCCTATCTGCTGTTTATCGCGGTTAAGCACATCTATGACCAGCGCAAAGGCAAAGAACATACAATAGAACCGGAAACGACAAAAGGATCCGGTTTCTGGATGACCGTATTGAAAGTGGAGCTGGCAGATATCGCTTTTGCCATCGATTCGATGCTCGCGGCCGTTGCGCTCGCGGTGACATTGCCGCATCTCGGCGATTTCGACATCGGCGGCATCAATGGCGGCCAGTTTGGCGTGATGCTGGCTGGCGGGTTGATCGGTGTGATCATCATGCGTTTCGCTGCGCATAAATTCGTCCGGCTGTTGGAAAAGTATCCGCAGCTTGAAACAGCAGCATTTGTCGTGGTCGGTTGGGTAGGGGTCAAATTGGTCGTTTTGACTTTATCCCACGAAAAATTGGGTGTCCTGCCGCATGATTTTCCGCATTCGACGCCGTGGACGATCACATTCTGGCTTGTGCTTTTAGGCATCGTCTTGACCGGAGTGTTTACGGGCATTAAAAAGAATAAAGAACAAAACGCTTAA